One Trichormus variabilis 0441 genomic window, AATACCTTTTCTGTTGTATCAGGGCGATTAAATATTAAAAAAGTTACTGGTGTTTTCATACTACTGTATTTTATTAGCAGATTTTAATCTATAAAGATAATCATGATGAGAAAGCTGATCTATCAGATCATAATTAAAACTTAAATATAAATTTATTTCTTCAAAAAATCTTGCTTCCACAAGAATATATTTAGGTTGATACTTTACTAAATTTATACCTTTTAATACATCTAACTCATATCCCTCAACATCTAAAGATAAAAAATCTATTTGAGGTAATTCGGCAAATTTATCTAAAATAGATTCAAGTGTTTTTGCAGGAACTTGAATACCATAACTTTGCTGAATTTTCTGAAGTTCTAAGCCTCTTTGAATATGCTCATATTGACTTTCTTTATTTTTTAGCGAATTTTCAACTACTGACATAAGGTTTGCATAGTGCATTTGTACAAAACTATCTGGAAAATCAGGCGCAACTAAAGCACAGTTATATACAGATGAATTATTCCTGATCCTTTTACATTCTTTATACAAACTAGGAATACCTTCAACTAAAATTCCATGCCAACCCAAAAATTTTTCCAGGTAATAAGTATTGCTTTGTCTATAACCATCATTAGCACCAACTTCAATAAAAAAACCATTTCTGAAATTAAGATAATTTTCAAGTTTTTTATCTAAATTATTAAGCCCAGGTTTAGAATATTTAGAGTTTCCAAAAGATTCATAAATATTTCTGCGTAATTCATATAAATAATCTTTCATGAGATTAAACGATGTAATAACTATAAAAATAATAAAATTGATTGAAATTGAAGCCAGAAAATTTTGTGGCTTTTTGAGTGAAAAAGATTGGCTAGAAATGCGGCAATTACATAAGAAATTACAGTTGCGATCGCAGCACCAACTCCAGCATAGTGAGGAATTAACAATAGGTTTAACAAAATATTGGTAATTGCACCAATTAGTGTTCTGCGTAAAGAAAGGTGAGTTAAACCTTCTGCAACAAACCAAGAGGATGTAGCAACCCCCATAAATACAAACAAAGAAGCCCAGACATGAATTGCTAATACTGCTCCTGCTGCGGTATAGCCATTACCAAATAATAAGGTAACTATTGTTTCAGACATAAATGATATTGGTAAAGCAATTACAATTGAAATCAATACCAACCCTCGGAGTAGTTTTTTTATTCGTTGATAATAAAGTTCTTCACTTACTTCTTTAGCTGCAAAAATCGAAGGAGTAACTGAAGAAGCGATCGCCATTGGTATAAAGTACCAAACTTCGGAAATACGGGTTGCTGCTGAATAAAGACCTACGGCACTAGCATCAACCATTTCCCCCAACATAATCTGGTCGATTTTCATATAAATCATGATGCTTAAACCAGATAACATCAAAGGCCAGCTTTCCTTAAGAAAAGTCTTAGCAAGCGGAAGATTCCAACGCCATAACCATAGTGAATAACCTTTAGCTTTGTAAACGAGTATTAAACCTGCTGCACCCAATCCAATTTCTGCTAATCCAGCCCAAGCAAAGGCAAGTAATGGTGCCTGCATTTTAATCAAAGTAACTTTTAAGAGTACAATGATAATAAATGCGGTGTTTTTAGCAACTACAGTATATTTAGACTGCACTTGAGACTGAAACCAAATGTCAATCGTGTCAAAAGCAGAAAATATCCCTGCCGTTGCTAAAATTGCTACTATCCCAATAGTCAACTGGTCATTTTGACGCAATACAAAAATAGAGCTAACTGTTAACAATACGCATCCTATTCCACCAGCTAACTTGAGCAAAAAAGCTGTCCCTAAAATTTGGTATCTAGCTTCAGGTTCACGCACAATAGAACGTATGACCAAGTTATCTAGCCCTAGAGTTGTCAAAGGATTGAATAGTGCTACGAAAGCAGTGGCATAGTTAAAAAGACCAAATTGCTGCACTCCTAAATAACGAGCAATCCAAACACCTACAACTAACCCAAAACCCATACGAAGAATGCGATCAATGAATAACCAAGCTATATTTTGAATAACCGCTAACTTGTCAGAGCCAAACTTTTGACGAAATGAGAATAAAATCTGAGTTTTATATTTGTCTAGCATTTGACTCAAGGTTAAAAAGAGGACTCAATTTAGGTCATGATACCTTGTGTGGAAAAGTATATATTCTTTCCTTACTCAGAAAACAAGTCAAAATCAAGGCATCGCTATTATTTACATCAGTGTCAGAAGGCAGATATAAGCAACCTTAAACCATGGGATTTATTAAAAGTTTAATTATGTAAACTTAGCCTTTTCTTGGAGGATAAAATTCAATGGAGTTAATAAATTTGTAAGATGTTTTGCTACATTCAGCACGGAATATTTAGCATATTTGCTATGAGTCTATTCAATCTCTGAATTGAATTTATTAACTTTATATTGCGCCTATAACTTTAAACAAGCTAAATCTTTAATGCCTCAGAAAAAACACTAGTTTACCTAAATTATTCACTGCTTAAAGCAGCCTCAATCCAGTGATTTTACTTAAATTTGACTTAATCCTATCCTTTTTGCCAGAATTATTATCTCCAGTATTTTTATGGGAGTAGTAGTAACCGTAGTCATTACTATCAGTAGCTACACAATTCACCACCATTCCCAACACTGACACACGCGAATGCTCAATGAGTGTCTTTGTAGTCTTAGCCGCAGCAGAATTAAGCACACCAGGACGTGCAACCAATAACATTCCATCTGCCATTTTGCCTATGATCGAAGCATCCGCCAAAACACTTAAAGGTGGAGTGTCAATAATTACGTAGTCATAATCTTCAGCAGCTTGTTGGAGTAACCCATTCATACGTTGTGAGTCTAGTAGAGCCGCAGGGTTAGGCGGTATGGTACCAGAAGTAAGTAATTCTAGATTAATTACCACTTCCTTAGCAGCTTCGGCTAGGGTAGCCTGACCCACTAAAACATTGCTTAAACCCATCAAGTTAGGCTGTTGCCACATTTCATGTTGACGAGGGCGACGCATATCTGCATCAATCAATAATACTCGTCTTCCCATTTGGGCAGTCGCTACCGCCAAATTAGCAGCAATAAAAGACTTGCCTTCATTCATCACACAACTGCTAACCACAATTACCTTCAGTTTCTTATCAGAAAAGGAGAAGCCCAAATTGATTTGCAGCATTTCAAAGGCTGCATTAACTGAAGAGTAAGGGTTATTGAGTACGGGTAATTCGGTGATACTCTCACCACGAGCCAGTCTAGCTTTTTGGTCAAAAGCTGGAATTGTACCCAACAAAGGATAATCCAGCAACTGTTGAGCTTCTTCTTGTGTCCTCACAGACTTGTCTCCAGCCTCTAGCAACAAAGCTGCACCAATAGCTAAGAAGAAGCCTAAAAATCCCCCTAATGCCAAATTCAAGACAATCCGAGGAGAAACTGGTGTTTTGGGAAGTAAAGCTTCAGAAACAATCCTGGCATTACCCACATTCTGATTTTCCACCACCTCAACATCTTGCAATCGTTTTAGCATTTGTTCATAGGTTGTTTGGGCAATCTGTAGCTGTCGTTGTAACTGTAGTTGTTGTTGTTCCAACTTGGGTAAGACTCTCAGACGTGCTTGATAAAGTACAAATGCCTTCATCAACACACCAACTTGATTTTCTAATCCCAATCGTTCAACTTCCACCTGCACTAAATTAGCGGTTAGAGTCTGTTTGAGTTCCCCTATTTGTAAATCTTGCTCTGGAATCGGCTGCCAACTACCTAAAGTTTTGCTCACTCTTCCTTCTAGCTGCTCTTTGAGAGCTTGTTCTTTATTTAATAAATTAGCAATAACCGGGTGTTCCTCAGTAAATCGTGACCTCTCCACAGCTAACTGGTCTTGAACCTTTTGGTATTCTGATAGCACTTGTTGTACTGCATTGGATTGGCTTAAGCTGCTCAGTGCCATAGCTTGCTTTGTGTTCAATGCTAATTGATTTTGCAAAGCACCAGAACGAGTTCTAGCATCAACTAACTGTGCGCGCAGTTGAGTCACTTGGCCGGATAAATCATTCAGCCTTTTGACTCCTTGTATAGCTTCTTCTTGTAGGGAAACAACCTCGTATTTTTCTTTGAATCGACGTAGTGCTGCTTCTGCTTCTGTGACTTTCGCCTCGACTAGAGGTAATTGCTTGCTTAAAAATTCCCTTGCGGCTGTAGCTTCAGAACGATTATTGCGAACATTGTTCTCCAGATAAGTGTTCATCAATCTATTAATAATCGCTGTTGCTTCTTCAGGATTAGCACTACGATAGGTAAGTTGTAAGATATCAGTTCCTCGGACACTTTTTATTTTTAAGCTTCGTAGGAAATCATCTATTTCTAAAGGTTGTCCTTGTTCATCTTTAAGCTGCGACTCAGCAATGGTTTTTTGAATTATGGGGTTTGAGCGAATAATTTCTGCCTCAGTTTCCAAAGGGTTAGAAAGATTGGTCACCCCACTAAGTTGTCCCAATTGCTCACTTACACCTGTTAGGGAAGAAACGCCACTTTGCTTATTAAAGAGGAGTTTACCCTCTGCTTCATAGATTGGTTTTTGACTAAAAGTAAGCAACCCTGTGACTCCAAACACCGATCCCATAATCGTGGCTATCAGTAACCAACGTCTTTTTGCAATCAGCCAATACTGTTGGAAGTTAATCAGGTCTTGATCGTCTTGATGGGAAGGCATAGTTCAGATAATACCCTAAAGATTGACACTACTAAAAATTAGTTATTTCATTTATATTGATGTAGAGCAGTAATGCAGATGAACATAGGAAATATTCAACAGTTATCAGTTATAGAATTTCTAAATAAAGCGATTTGCAGTTGAGTCAAATACAGACCTAACCCCCAGCCTCTTCCCTACAAGGGAAGGGGAGTAAGAATCAAAGCCTCTCTCCTTGTAGGAGAAAGGTACTCTATGAGAAGAATTCAGAGTGTATTGCATACAAAGGAGAATCGCTATATTTTTGGAAATCCACGTAGGTCAGTACCTATCACAATAGGGGTATTGTAGGCATTGTTCACTCTAAAATTAGGGTTCGAGTGTACGGGCTTTTTTCAAGCATTATGCCAGGTTTCTCTATTGATTAAAGCTGTGAAACTGTAATCACTGTTCGCTGATTTAATTTCCTTAATAACTGCTACTGACTGGATGCAACCTGATTTAAATAATCAATAAAGATTTAATAAAAGATTATCAAGCTTTTTCCCCAGAATAGCCTACGTATTTTCACTGTTCTTTTTTCTGAGTCAATATCTATTTATCTGGTAAGTCAAAAAAGCAGTTTGTTTTGTCACACAGTTCAATGTAGCATCTTGATATCTGTTGGTATACGTTAGTTAAAGCATGATAAATCTCACTTTTGCCGAATTTTTACGTTTTTATGTTGTTTTGCTTGCTTACTGTGCCAAATACTAAGTTATATTTATTTTCTTATGGAAAATTTTAGCGATCGCGTAAGGCGCACATAACAGCAGAGTTTCGGTCACTGTATTGACAACAATACCCATTCGAGGAATATATGCTGTCAGTAATTGGCTAACTCTTTTACTAGCCTTTTATAAAGCGCTTCAATATATTCTAACTATCATTACAAAAGTTTTTGTCTATCGAATTTACATAGATTTTGTGTAAATTCGCTTTTATCTTGTGACTAACTCCACAGACGATAATTTTAAATGTAAGGTAGGCAACATCTAGGCATTGTGCTTAGATGACAGTCATTACACAACACAAGCTTATTTCAAAAACCAGATATTGTATATCTGTTATTTAAAAAATTGCAAATTTACAAAAATGAAAATTACTTGACATTAGAAATAGGGCAGTTTCGTATCTTTTTATTAAGTATTTTTTTTATAAATCTATTAAATATAAGTACCATTTTACGTAATATCCACATGGTTATATCACCATAAACAGGATTAAAAATAAATGGTTAGTAAATTACTCTCAAACACTCGTCTTTTTTTTTGAGTGACCATACGTTGCTTTTGTTATTGGGTATTAGGATTGCGCTTCTTAACATCAATGCTGAATATATTTTGTTGTGACAGATTTGCAAATATTTGAGATTTTTGCATCTACCGCTCAGAGTTCCAGAGTAATTACTTTTTATATCTCATCTTGTCAGTATCTTTTCTGTAATCTTGGAAATTTTTAGTAGCCGACATACATGGTTATTAGTATTATTGCTGGAAAAAAAATCAGCAATTCACATCAGACACGTAACATCCTCTGTGTATTGCTGCTGATAGGGGATATTTTGGGTTTGGTGTTGAGTTATTCCATCTGTTTATGGTTGCGATTGGGTAACAATCTGCATGGTTTTGACCCGTTAATTTATATCTTTTTCTTTCTAGTTCTCACAGGTTTGTATTTAGCAGATACCTACCATCCAGATAGGCAAATAGCAGGTTTACGCGCCCCATCCCGCATTCTGATTAGTAATTTTGTAGTTGGCGCTATTATTGCAGCACTCATTTACCTTACCAGTGCTTGGGGAACAGACTTGCTTTTGAAACGGGGAGTTTGGCTTCCTAGCTTAGGGCTATTTACTATCTGGGCTGTGGGATTAAGAATAGGGGCAGCAAACTGGGCAAAAGCCCAAGCTCAACACAGCCGTTGGTTAATTTTGGGCGCAGGTAAAAAAGCCATCCTCTTCGGCAAAACTTTTCTCGAACGTAGTTCGTTGGGGCGCTTGATTTTTCTCTCCACCGGAGAGCAGAACAGCAATGAGTTAACAGAAAATCATCAAGTTTCTGTAGGGAGTCTTAATGACTTACCTCAATGGAGCCAACAACATTGGTCAGGGGTAGTAGTGACGACTCCAACAGAGTTATCTGACGTACAAATGCAACAACTGATGCAGTTGCGTTTATCTGGTGTCTCCATCTACGGTCTTCCCGATGTTTGTGAAACCTTGTGGTATAAACTTCCCTCGTCTCTGCTTCAGGATAATTGGCTGGCTTTTGGTAATGGTTTTAATTTAACTGCTGACAGCATTAGTCAAAAGCTCAAGCGCTCAGTAGATATTATACTGACGTGCTGTTTATGTGCATTTTTATCTCCATTGATGTTGTTGGCAGCTTTAGCAATTAAGTTAGATAGCCCTGGCCCTGTGTTCTACTCTCAAATACGGACTGGACTAGAAGGTAAGCCTTTTAAAGTTTACAAATTTCGCTCCATGTATCAAGATGCCGAAAAACGTGGGGCGCAGTGGGCAGATGAACGAGACCCGCGAATTACCAGGGTAGGGCGTTGGTTACGCCTAACTAGAATTGATGAATTACCGCAGATATTAAACGTTATCTGGGGAGAAATGAGCCTCATTGGCCCTCGCCCAGAACGACCAGAATTTGATGTCAAACTGCGTCAAGAAATTCCCTATTATGATTTGCGTTATGTGGTCAAACCCGGTATTACAGGCTGGGCGCAGGTCATGTATCCCTACGGTGCATCAATAGAAGATGCTTACGAAAAGCTAGCTTATGACCTCTACTACATCAAGAATTACTCCCTAGCTTTAGATTTAGCGATCGCTCTTAAAACTATTCGAGTAGTATTACTA contains:
- a CDS encoding FkbM family methyltransferase codes for the protein MKDYLYELRRNIYESFGNSKYSKPGLNNLDKKLENYLNFRNGFFIEVGANDGYRQSNTYYLEKFLGWHGILVEGIPSLYKECKRIRNNSSVYNCALVAPDFPDSFVQMHYANLMSVVENSLKNKESQYEHIQRGLELQKIQQSYGIQVPAKTLESILDKFAELPQIDFLSLDVEGYELDVLKGINLVKYQPKYILVEARFFEEINLYLSFNYDLIDQLSHHDYLYRLKSANKIQ
- a CDS encoding flippase — its product is MLDKYKTQILFSFRQKFGSDKLAVIQNIAWLFIDRILRMGFGLVVGVWIARYLGVQQFGLFNYATAFVALFNPLTTLGLDNLVIRSIVREPEARYQILGTAFLLKLAGGIGCVLLTVSSIFVLRQNDQLTIGIVAILATAGIFSAFDTIDIWFQSQVQSKYTVVAKNTAFIIIVLLKVTLIKMQAPLLAFAWAGLAEIGLGAAGLILVYKAKGYSLWLWRWNLPLAKTFLKESWPLMLSGLSIMIYMKIDQIMLGEMVDASAVGLYSAATRISEVWYFIPMAIASSVTPSIFAAKEVSEELYYQRIKKLLRGLVLISIVIALPISFMSETIVTLLFGNGYTAAGAVLAIHVWASLFVFMGVATSSWFVAEGLTHLSLRRTLIGAITNILLNLLLIPHYAGVGAAIATVISYVIAAFLANLFHSKSHKIFWLQFQSILLFL
- a CDS encoding GumC family protein, translated to MPSHQDDQDLINFQQYWLIAKRRWLLIATIMGSVFGVTGLLTFSQKPIYEAEGKLLFNKQSGVSSLTGVSEQLGQLSGVTNLSNPLETEAEIIRSNPIIQKTIAESQLKDEQGQPLEIDDFLRSLKIKSVRGTDILQLTYRSANPEEATAIINRLMNTYLENNVRNNRSEATAAREFLSKQLPLVEAKVTEAEAALRRFKEKYEVVSLQEEAIQGVKRLNDLSGQVTQLRAQLVDARTRSGALQNQLALNTKQAMALSSLSQSNAVQQVLSEYQKVQDQLAVERSRFTEEHPVIANLLNKEQALKEQLEGRVSKTLGSWQPIPEQDLQIGELKQTLTANLVQVEVERLGLENQVGVLMKAFVLYQARLRVLPKLEQQQLQLQRQLQIAQTTYEQMLKRLQDVEVVENQNVGNARIVSEALLPKTPVSPRIVLNLALGGFLGFFLAIGAALLLEAGDKSVRTQEEAQQLLDYPLLGTIPAFDQKARLARGESITELPVLNNPYSSVNAAFEMLQINLGFSFSDKKLKVIVVSSCVMNEGKSFIAANLAVATAQMGRRVLLIDADMRRPRQHEMWQQPNLMGLSNVLVGQATLAEAAKEVVINLELLTSGTIPPNPAALLDSQRMNGLLQQAAEDYDYVIIDTPPLSVLADASIIGKMADGMLLVARPGVLNSAAAKTTKTLIEHSRVSVLGMVVNCVATDSNDYGYYYSHKNTGDNNSGKKDRIKSNLSKITGLRLL
- a CDS encoding sugar transferase, with translation MVISIIAGKKISNSHQTRNILCVLLLIGDILGLVLSYSICLWLRLGNNLHGFDPLIYIFFFLVLTGLYLADTYHPDRQIAGLRAPSRILISNFVVGAIIAALIYLTSAWGTDLLLKRGVWLPSLGLFTIWAVGLRIGAANWAKAQAQHSRWLILGAGKKAILFGKTFLERSSLGRLIFLSTGEQNSNELTENHQVSVGSLNDLPQWSQQHWSGVVVTTPTELSDVQMQQLMQLRLSGVSIYGLPDVCETLWYKLPSSLLQDNWLAFGNGFNLTADSISQKLKRSVDIILTCCLCAFLSPLMLLAALAIKLDSPGPVFYSQIRTGLEGKPFKVYKFRSMYQDAEKRGAQWADERDPRITRVGRWLRLTRIDELPQILNVIWGEMSLIGPRPERPEFDVKLRQEIPYYDLRYVVKPGITGWAQVMYPYGASIEDAYEKLAYDLYYIKNYSLALDLAIALKTIRVVLLGKGR